A region from the Ciconia boyciana chromosome 1, ASM3463844v1, whole genome shotgun sequence genome encodes:
- the LOC140659469 gene encoding rap1 GTPase-activating protein 1-like isoform X8 has translation MFSRERGFPAGACRGRSEEGVHCFSDVIDSPTQGFPCPLAPAVPKKTVDLFEMIEKMQGSRLDEQRCSLPAPLKTEEEYIPYPSIHEVLQKGWPYPLIILPQFGGYWIEGTSHNLSSLSPTLSDVPFPWSGKVKLESDPTARLYRKHFLGKISVDMFLIPLSAHCCMTFSTVIFMVPRHKEALEHQNFYSSDMSLGYLVLSVKYEQIEKQENLRLLLRTRTGTKHDLIPISCLNEFPNAVQMAKLLCEDVNVERFFPVLYPKASQLIVAFDEHVISNNFKFGVIYQKPGQTTEEEVFSNTEESLGFLEFLDFLGDKIQLQDFRGFRGGLDVTRGQTGTESVYTNFRGKEIMFHVSTKLPFTEGDSQQLQRKRHIGNDIVAIIFQDESTPFVPDMIASNFLHAYVVVQLTHGTTGDTLYKVSVTARDDVPFFGPPLPNPAIFRKSAEFREFLLVKLINAEYSCYRAEKFAKLEERTRSALLESLFEELQLRSRSMMGLPIGEDDKIENGSGGFLENFKRVIRGRSQSLDTMGISMRKQQPATLPSRPTTGGLALSQSVAEGPKVIAASFALPGRSPSRTRASRFHGRRSSAIGIENIQEEKRDTAERIQKVLESPGTFFDLKSDGSSSPSSPEFPSRKSKHI, from the exons GGGAGTCGTCTGGATGAACAAAGATGttcccttccagctcctctcAAG ACAGAAGAGGAGTATATTCCTTACCCCAGCATCCATGAG GTATTACAGAAAGGGTGGCCATATCCTCTCATTATCTTACCCCAGTTTGGGGGCTACTGGATTGAAGGGACCAGCCACAACCTCTCCAGCTTGAGTCCAACTCTGTCTGATGTACCCTTTCCCTGGAGTGGTAAAGTGAAACTGGAGAGTGACCCTACAGCCAGGCTATACCGCAAACATTTTCTGGGGAAG ATATCTGTGGACATGTTCCTGATTCCACTGTCAGCACATTGCTGTATGACTTTCTCCACCGTGATTTTCATGGTCCCAAGGCATAAGGAGGCACTG GAGCACCAGAACTTTTACTCCAGTGACATGTCCTTGGGCTACCTGGTACTTTCTGTGAAGTATGAACAGATCgagaaacaggaaaatctaCGCCTGTTGCTGAG GACTCGGACTGGCACCAAACATGACCTGATCCCCATTTCCTGTCTGAATGAGTTTCCCAATGCTGTCCAGATGGCAAAG CTACTGTGTGAGGACGTGAATGTTGAACGCTTCTTTCCTGTCCTCTACCCCAAG GCTTCGCAGCTTATTGTTGCATTTGATGAACATGTCATAAGCAATAACTTCAAATTTGGGGTCATCTACCAGAAACCTGGACAG aCCACCGAAGAAGAAGTCTTCAGTAACACAGAAGAGAGTCTGGGTTTCCTTGAGTTCCTGGATTTCCTTGGTGACAAGATTCAGCTGCAGGATTTCCGTGG GTTCCGGGGAGGCTTGGATGTCACTAGAGGTCAAACGGGCACTGAGTCAGTCTATACAAATTTCCGGGGCAAGGAGATCATGTTTCATGTGTCTACAAAGCTGCCCTTCACAGAGGGAGATTCCCAGCAG CTTCAGCGGAAGCGTCACATTGGGAATGACATTGTAGCGATCATCTTCCAGGATGAAAGCACACCTTTTGTCCCCGATATGATTGCTTCTAATTTCCTACATGCTTATGTGGTAGTTCAGCTCACTCATGGCACCACTGGGGACACTCTCTACAAG GTTTCAGTCACAGCCCGAGATGATGTCCCCTTCTTTGGACCCCCTCTGCCAAATCCAGCCATATTCAGAAAG AGTGCAGAGTTTCGTGAATTCCTCCTGGTCAAGCTCATCAATGCTGAGTACAGCTGCTATCGAGCTGAGAAATTTGCTAAATTAGAG GAAAGAACCCGGAGTGCCCTCTTGGAGAGCCTTTTTGAGGAGCTGCAGCTTCGCAGCCGCAGTATGATGGGATTGCCCATAGGGGAGGATGACAAGATAGAGAACGGCAGTGGGGGCTTCCTCGAGAATTTCAAG CGGGTGATCAGAGGCCGCAGCCAGAGCCTGGATACCATGGGGATATCcatgagaaagcagcagccagccacCCTGCCCAGCCGCCCAACTACAGGTGGCCTTGCCCTCAGCCAGAGTGTCGCCGAGGGCCCTAAGGTCATTGCTGCG tCTTTTGCCTTGCCTGGTAGGAGCCCATCACGTACTCGAGCCAGCCGCTTCCATGGGCGACGGAGTAGTGCCATTGGCATTGAGAAcatacaggaggaaaagag AGACACTGCAGAGAGGATACAGAAGGTGCTGGAGAGTCCAGGAACTTTCTTTGACCTGAAGTCTGATGGATCATCCAGTCCCAGCTCCCCAGAGTTCCCCAGCAGGAAGAGCAA